One window of Rubidibacter lacunae KORDI 51-2 genomic DNA carries:
- a CDS encoding fatty acid desaturase — MTQTRSPIPPTCEDDFIELELGGGLYVALAILGVWLASSTALMLVDVGVLRLWCIPVMLWQTILFTGLFITGHDAMHAAVCPYNLRLNNAIGRIAVTCYALFDYRKLRKKHWQHHRYPASDRDPDFRAPGRNLFIWYLRFMGGYWSWSQLVGLTLIYNFLAYGLNISQANLILFWVVPSLLSSLQLFFFGTYLPHRYPDGGYQNASRTLTYAWSPPISLLACFHFTYHEEHHRYPHLPWWQLPAARSLVLANIKE, encoded by the coding sequence GTGACTCAAACGCGATCGCCAATTCCGCCTACCTGCGAGGATGATTTCATCGAACTAGAACTGGGAGGCGGTTTGTATGTAGCGCTGGCGATCCTCGGAGTCTGGCTGGCAAGTAGCACTGCCTTGATGCTCGTCGATGTTGGAGTTTTGCGCCTATGGTGCATTCCGGTGATGCTGTGGCAAACGATCTTGTTCACGGGTTTATTCATCACCGGTCACGACGCCATGCATGCAGCCGTCTGTCCCTACAACCTGCGGCTCAATAATGCGATCGGTCGGATTGCCGTCACCTGTTACGCCCTCTTCGATTACCGCAAACTGCGTAAAAAGCACTGGCAGCACCATCGCTATCCAGCCAGCGATCGCGACCCCGATTTCCGGGCACCGGGACGCAACTTATTTATCTGGTATCTGCGTTTCATGGGCGGTTACTGGAGCTGGTCGCAGCTGGTCGGTTTGACGTTGATTTATAACTTCCTCGCTTACGGCTTGAACATTTCGCAGGCAAACTTGATATTGTTTTGGGTGGTGCCGTCGCTACTGAGTTCGCTCCAGCTCTTTTTCTTCGGCACCTACCTGCCACACCGCTATCCGGATGGTGGGTACCAGAACGCCAGCCGCACCCTTACTTATGCTTGGTCGCCACCGATCTCGCTCCTGGCTTGCTTCCATTTCACCTATCACGAAGAGCACCACCGCTACCCCCACTTACCTTGGTGGCAGTTGCCAGCCGCACGCTCTCTCGTCCTAGCGAATATAAAAGAGTAG
- the pgsA gene encoding CDP-diacylglycerol--glycerol-3-phosphate 3-phosphatidyltransferase, which yields MTLATWVTLSRLLAIPLLFVWLQEPTAQSRWLALSVFLLAAGTDWLDGYIARRFDQITELGKFLDPLVDKLLVLAPLLICVQWQRIPAWAVFLLLARELIVAGWRVSPTMTAVPGANFWGKLKTVVQIAAVALLLAPAPPAWARVATVMFGASVILTLFSGAIYLVGTQSPADE from the coding sequence GTGACCCTGGCAACGTGGGTGACGCTGTCGCGTTTGCTGGCGATTCCACTGCTGTTCGTTTGGTTGCAGGAGCCGACCGCGCAATCGCGGTGGCTGGCCTTGAGTGTCTTCCTGCTGGCAGCGGGGACCGACTGGCTCGATGGCTACATCGCTCGCCGGTTCGACCAAATCACAGAACTCGGCAAATTCCTCGACCCCTTGGTCGATAAACTTCTTGTTCTTGCACCGCTGTTAATTTGCGTGCAGTGGCAGCGTATTCCGGCTTGGGCTGTCTTCCTGCTGTTGGCACGGGAACTGATCGTTGCCGGCTGGCGCGTCTCTCCCACCATGACTGCGGTACCCGGTGCAAACTTTTGGGGCAAGCTCAAAACTGTGGTTCAGATTGCTGCCGTTGCACTGCTGCTCGCGCCGGCGCCACCAGCTTGGGCGCGCGTCGCCACCGTTATGTTTGGAGCGTCCGTCATACTGACGCTGTTCTCAGGAGCAATTTACCTGGTCGGGACGCAATCTCCCGCGGACGAGTGA
- the moaA gene encoding GTP 3',8-cyclase MoaA yields MNRIDYLRISLLDRCNFRCSYCMPAGMELDFSRRQEWLTCAEIALLVRAVFAPLGFTKFRLTGGEPLLRADVVDVVGVLAALPQTEDLSLTTNAYLLAGKAQALYDAGLRRINISLDSLDPDTFAQIVGRRDRWQQVWDGILAAHRVGFDPLKLNVVVVPGINDDEVLDLAALTLERNWHVRFIEFMPIGNPELFGDRAWVPSEELRARIRARWGLVAATLRGNGPADVFQIPGARGTLGFISQMSECFCDRCNRVRLSADGWLRPCLLNETGQVNLRALLRAGVTTADLRDRVQQFLQQKGEINFKLRDSGTSTGIYARTMSQIGG; encoded by the coding sequence ATGAATCGCATCGACTACCTTCGCATCAGCTTGCTCGATCGCTGTAATTTTCGCTGTAGTTATTGCATGCCCGCAGGCATGGAGCTGGACTTCTCTCGCCGGCAAGAGTGGCTGACCTGTGCGGAAATCGCGTTGCTCGTCCGAGCGGTGTTCGCGCCGCTGGGATTTACCAAATTCCGGCTGACTGGTGGCGAACCACTGCTACGAGCCGACGTAGTAGACGTAGTTGGCGTACTGGCAGCATTGCCACAAACTGAAGATTTATCGCTCACCACCAATGCCTATCTGCTGGCCGGCAAGGCCCAGGCGCTTTACGATGCCGGACTGCGACGCATCAATATCAGCCTCGATTCCCTCGACCCCGATACCTTCGCCCAGATCGTCGGGCGGCGCGATCGCTGGCAACAAGTGTGGGATGGAATTCTCGCAGCGCACCGTGTCGGTTTCGACCCATTAAAGCTAAATGTCGTGGTGGTTCCCGGCATCAACGACGATGAAGTGCTAGACCTCGCAGCGCTCACCTTGGAGCGCAACTGGCACGTGCGTTTTATCGAATTCATGCCCATCGGCAATCCCGAGTTGTTTGGCGATCGCGCCTGGGTGCCCTCGGAGGAATTGCGAGCACGAATTCGCGCTCGTTGGGGATTGGTGGCAGCAACCCTACGCGGAAACGGTCCAGCCGACGTATTTCAGATTCCCGGCGCGCGCGGCACCCTAGGTTTTATCTCGCAAATGTCCGAATGCTTCTGCGATCGCTGCAATCGCGTGCGGCTCTCGGCAGATGGCTGGCTGCGACCGTGCTTGCTCAACGAAACCGGTCAAGTGAACCTGCGCGCGCTGCTGCGCGCGGGCGTGACAACAGCAGATTTACGCGATCGCGTCCAACAGTTTCTGCAGCAAAAAGGCGAAATCAACTTCAAGCTGCGCGACAGCGGCACCTCAACCGGTATCTACGCGCGTACGATGTCGCAAATCGGCGGCTGA